The Caballeronia sp. TF1N1 genome includes a region encoding these proteins:
- a CDS encoding (2Fe-2S)-binding protein, with protein MSDAFIKTIELVVNDRTVADRVEPRTSLADFLREQRMLCGTNIGCEQGVCGACTIEVDGAPARSCITPAVACAGGKVRTIEGFDDDATMDELRAAFSAEHALQCGYCTPGMLMTARDIVTRLPDADDARVRLELSGNLCRCTGYVGIVRAIRRVLDARQARATAPLTAVAVTA; from the coding sequence ATGAGCGACGCATTCATCAAGACGATCGAACTCGTCGTCAACGACCGGACCGTGGCGGATCGCGTCGAACCGCGCACGAGTCTCGCGGATTTTCTGCGCGAGCAACGCATGCTGTGTGGAACCAACATCGGTTGCGAGCAGGGCGTATGCGGCGCATGCACGATCGAAGTCGATGGCGCGCCGGCACGCTCGTGCATCACGCCAGCGGTTGCATGTGCGGGCGGCAAGGTACGCACCATCGAAGGCTTCGACGACGACGCCACGATGGACGAACTGCGCGCCGCTTTTTCCGCCGAACATGCGCTGCAATGCGGCTATTGCACGCCCGGCATGCTGATGACCGCGCGCGATATCGTCACGCGTCTGCCCGATGCCGACGACGCGCGCGTGCGTCTGGAACTGTCTGGCAATCTGTGCCGCTGCACGGGTTATGTGGGCATCGTGCGCGCGATTCGCCGCGTGCTGGATGCACGGCAAGCGCGCGCAACGGCACCGCTCACCGCAGTAGCGGTGACGGCCTGA
- a CDS encoding amidohydrolase/deacetylase family metallohydrolase: MSQVLLKGGRVIDPAHKIDATLDVLVDNGVIAALGAGLDAQAPQAEQIDCSGKLVLPGLIDTHGHVYQYVTGRFGLNADQCGVQSGVTTIVDQGGPSSITIPGFRHYVAERSATRVLAFISAYLVGGLEGHYYPDLYRPDCLDVDATIKSIRANPDLVKGIKAHAEIGGFARWGLEVMKIAAKIGRGADMPLYIHFGQLWPKPERNALPVQPDSIFNQVVETLKPGDILAHPFSRHPGGFVEENGKLHPLVHEAVARGLKIDVGHGSHFSFKTARIVLAEGVIPDTLGADMHGYNTHVPAPAGTPDSHPDEEHSFLGRTQFSLVSAMTSMLALGLPLDHVVAMTTCNAATMVGMEDCIGTLEVGRGADVSVLDDRCGRWVIEDNEGTQVITDRMLSPLFCLRDGVRHDAMSPTLPLARAA; the protein is encoded by the coding sequence ATGTCACAAGTTCTGCTGAAAGGGGGCCGCGTGATCGACCCCGCCCATAAGATCGACGCCACGCTGGACGTTCTCGTGGACAACGGCGTCATTGCCGCGCTCGGTGCCGGTCTCGACGCGCAGGCGCCGCAGGCCGAACAGATCGATTGCAGCGGCAAGCTGGTGCTGCCCGGTCTCATCGATACGCACGGTCACGTGTACCAGTACGTCACCGGGCGCTTCGGCCTGAACGCGGATCAATGCGGCGTGCAGTCGGGCGTGACGACTATCGTCGATCAGGGCGGCCCGAGCAGCATTACGATACCGGGCTTCAGGCATTACGTTGCGGAGCGTTCGGCGACGCGCGTGCTCGCGTTCATCTCGGCGTATCTCGTCGGCGGTCTCGAAGGCCACTATTACCCGGACCTGTATCGCCCAGACTGTCTCGATGTCGATGCGACCATCAAGTCGATTCGCGCGAATCCCGATCTCGTGAAGGGTATCAAGGCGCATGCGGAAATCGGCGGCTTCGCGCGCTGGGGTCTTGAGGTGATGAAGATCGCCGCGAAGATCGGCCGTGGCGCCGACATGCCTTTGTACATCCACTTTGGCCAGTTGTGGCCCAAGCCCGAAAGAAACGCGCTGCCCGTGCAGCCCGATTCGATTTTCAATCAGGTCGTGGAGACGCTCAAGCCGGGCGATATCCTCGCGCATCCGTTCAGCCGCCATCCGGGCGGCTTCGTCGAGGAGAACGGCAAGCTGCATCCGCTCGTGCATGAAGCGGTTGCGCGCGGCCTCAAGATCGATGTGGGTCACGGCTCGCACTTCAGCTTCAAGACGGCGCGCATCGTACTCGCGGAAGGCGTGATTCCCGATACGCTCGGCGCCGACATGCACGGCTATAACACGCACGTTCCCGCGCCCGCCGGCACGCCCGACAGCCACCCCGACGAAGAACATTCGTTCCTCGGCCGCACGCAGTTCAGTCTCGTGAGCGCGATGACCAGCATGCTCGCGCTTGGCCTGCCGCTCGATCATGTCGTGGCGATGACGACCTGCAATGCGGCGACGATGGTCGGCATGGAAGACTGTATCGGTACGCTCGAAGTGGGGCGCGGCGCGGATGTCAGCGTGCTCGACGACCGTTGCGGACGCTGGGTGATCGAAGACAACGAAGGCACGCAGGTCATCACCGACCGCATGCTTTCGCCGCTGTTCTGCTTGCGCGATGGCGTGCGTCACGACGCCATGTCGCCGACGCTGCCGCTCGCACGCGCTGCGTAA
- a CDS encoding xanthine dehydrogenase family protein molybdopterin-binding subunit, translating to MIKRTKAPSDKTRAQGIGASLTRKEDDRFMHGRGEYVANIRMVGMVDVAFVRSPIAHGHIVGIEKPDAFADAIYTLADLEGVRPIVANSSLPGFKRSQQHVLASGKVRQVGEPIAMCVAATRAQAEDIAAHVFVDFEELPAVVDMLDALREDSPLVHEHWGDNVFLETFVDANPDGDLEAIRRDAPIRVHRTLRTARQSMAPMEGRGVVAHWDRRLSQLIVHTSAQMPHITRTGLAECLGLDEGQVRVIAPDVGGGFGYKGILLPEEVCCGWLAMQLERSVRWIEDRREQLTANANCREHSYDITGYADRDGQLLAVECDAHVDSGAYSSYPFSACLEAAQVGSILPGPYKMDRFRCRTWSVATNKPPILPYRGVARTGVCYAIETIMDAIAVEAGIEPYEVRLRSLVQPHEMPYDNITKKHFDSGDYPEAVRRAMAAIDLPAVRARQRRGEADGRRIGFGMSIFCEQGAHGTSVYHGWGIPMVPGYEPAVIRLTPDGILEVRVGVHSHGQSMETTLAQIAHEVLGIDTDRVRIVLGDTGVTPYSTGTWGSRSIVMAGGAVGRASKELKERLMKIGAWMMQAPLGDVRWEDGAVVGRDARRTLQEIARAWYLAPQLLPPDVDPRGLEVSTSYQARRDSGTFSYACHAVVVAVDPALGQTEILDYAIVEDGGVLINPMVVDGQVYGGAAQGIGTALYEAMPYSEDGQPLASTLADYLLPGATEVPAIRIEHMETPAPYTEFGQKGIGESGAIGPPAAIANAINDALRGLGVRIDQLPVTPRLIVEALARQHEAQARPLKGMPA from the coding sequence ATGATCAAACGCACTAAAGCACCCAGCGACAAGACGCGCGCCCAGGGCATCGGCGCATCGCTTACGCGCAAGGAAGACGATCGCTTCATGCATGGGCGCGGCGAATACGTGGCTAACATCCGCATGGTCGGCATGGTCGATGTGGCCTTCGTGCGCAGTCCGATCGCACATGGTCATATCGTCGGCATCGAGAAGCCCGATGCATTCGCGGATGCAATCTACACGCTCGCCGATCTCGAAGGCGTCAGGCCCATCGTCGCGAACTCGAGTCTGCCGGGCTTCAAGCGTTCGCAGCAGCATGTGCTTGCAAGCGGGAAGGTGCGGCAGGTCGGCGAGCCGATCGCCATGTGCGTTGCCGCGACGCGCGCCCAGGCCGAAGACATCGCCGCACATGTGTTCGTCGATTTCGAGGAATTGCCCGCCGTAGTCGACATGCTCGATGCCCTCCGCGAAGACTCCCCGCTCGTCCACGAACACTGGGGCGACAACGTCTTTCTCGAAACCTTCGTCGATGCGAACCCCGATGGCGATCTCGAAGCGATTCGACGCGATGCGCCCATCCGCGTGCATCGCACATTGCGCACCGCGCGTCAGAGCATGGCGCCGATGGAGGGACGCGGCGTGGTCGCGCATTGGGACCGGCGTCTGTCGCAGCTGATCGTGCATACATCCGCGCAGATGCCGCACATCACGCGCACGGGTCTCGCGGAATGCCTCGGACTCGACGAAGGACAGGTGCGCGTGATTGCGCCGGACGTCGGCGGCGGCTTCGGGTACAAGGGTATCCTGTTGCCCGAAGAAGTGTGCTGCGGCTGGCTTGCGATGCAACTCGAACGCTCGGTGCGCTGGATCGAGGATCGTCGCGAACAACTCACCGCGAACGCGAATTGCCGCGAGCATAGTTACGACATCACCGGCTACGCGGATCGCGATGGCCAGCTGCTCGCGGTCGAATGCGACGCGCATGTCGATTCGGGCGCGTATTCGTCGTATCCATTTTCGGCGTGTCTCGAAGCCGCGCAGGTGGGCAGCATTCTGCCGGGTCCGTACAAGATGGATCGCTTTCGCTGCCGAACATGGTCGGTCGCGACCAACAAGCCGCCGATCCTGCCGTATCGCGGCGTCGCGCGCACCGGCGTCTGCTATGCGATCGAAACCATCATGGATGCGATCGCCGTCGAAGCGGGAATCGAGCCTTACGAGGTGCGTTTGCGCAGCCTCGTGCAGCCACATGAAATGCCGTACGACAACATCACCAAAAAGCACTTCGACAGCGGTGACTATCCGGAAGCCGTGCGCCGCGCGATGGCCGCGATCGATCTGCCCGCGGTGCGCGCGCGTCAGCGTCGGGGCGAGGCGGATGGCAGGCGCATCGGCTTCGGCATGTCGATCTTCTGCGAGCAGGGCGCGCATGGCACGTCGGTGTATCACGGCTGGGGCATTCCGATGGTGCCGGGCTATGAGCCCGCCGTGATTCGCCTGACGCCCGATGGCATTCTCGAAGTGCGTGTCGGCGTGCATTCGCACGGTCAGAGCATGGAAACGACGCTTGCGCAGATCGCGCATGAAGTGCTCGGCATCGATACGGACCGCGTGCGCATCGTACTGGGCGACACCGGCGTCACGCCGTATTCGACGGGTACGTGGGGCTCGCGTTCGATCGTGATGGCGGGCGGCGCGGTGGGCCGTGCATCGAAGGAACTGAAAGAGCGCCTGATGAAGATCGGCGCCTGGATGATGCAGGCGCCGCTGGGCGACGTGCGCTGGGAGGACGGCGCGGTGGTCGGCAGGGACGCCCGGCGCACGCTGCAGGAGATCGCGCGCGCGTGGTATCTCGCGCCGCAACTGCTGCCGCCTGATGTCGATCCGCGCGGTCTCGAAGTCTCGACCTCGTATCAGGCCAGGCGTGATTCGGGCACGTTCAGTTATGCGTGTCACGCGGTAGTCGTGGCGGTCGATCCGGCGCTCGGGCAAACGGAGATTCTGGATTACGCCATCGTCGAAGACGGCGGCGTGCTCATCAATCCGATGGTCGTCGATGGTCAGGTGTACGGCGGCGCGGCCCAAGGCATCGGCACCGCGCTCTACGAAGCCATGCCTTATAGCGAGGACGGTCAGCCGCTCGCTTCGACGCTCGCGGACTACCTCCTGCCGGGCGCGACCGAAGTGCCCGCGATCCGCATCGAACACATGGAGACGCCCGCGCCTTACACCGAGTTCGGGCAGAAGGGCATCGGTGAGAGCGGGGCGATCGGACCGCCCGCCGCCATCGCGAATGCCATCAACGATGCATTGCGCGGACTGGGCGTGCGCATCGATCAATTGCCGGTCACGCCGCGTTTGATCGTCGAAGCATTGGCCAGGCAACATGAAGCGCAAGCCCGTCCATTGAAGGGGATGCCCGCTTGA
- a CDS encoding SRPBCC family protein gives MEIEQSFTVPYPRDAVWSHFHDTPEIVACLPGASLAAPVENGLLKLAMTVKLGPIGAAFAGDGEMKLDDAQYRGSITGTGVDRKSSSRVKGVASFSLDAVTATETRVDVKVDYNLGGSLAQFSRGGIVKELATRMTEAFAANLKSKLDEAAPVLVAAEPVVVEEATPEPMIERREPAARAEPQNVPAAPPQKQNAPLDVGNLFWKMLWSRLRGMFSLGSR, from the coding sequence ATGGAAATCGAACAAAGCTTCACCGTGCCTTATCCGCGCGATGCGGTGTGGTCGCACTTTCACGACACACCGGAGATCGTCGCGTGCCTGCCGGGCGCATCGCTCGCGGCACCGGTCGAGAACGGTCTGCTCAAGCTCGCAATGACGGTCAAGCTCGGTCCCATCGGCGCGGCCTTCGCGGGCGATGGCGAGATGAAGCTCGATGACGCGCAGTATCGCGGCAGCATCACGGGAACGGGCGTCGATCGCAAGAGCTCGTCGCGCGTCAAGGGCGTGGCGTCGTTTTCGCTCGATGCGGTCACGGCGACGGAAACGCGCGTCGATGTAAAGGTGGATTACAACCTCGGCGGGAGCCTGGCGCAGTTCTCGCGTGGCGGCATCGTCAAGGAACTCGCGACGCGCATGACGGAAGCGTTCGCCGCCAATCTTAAATCGAAGCTGGACGAAGCGGCGCCTGTATTAGTGGCCGCCGAGCCGGTCGTTGTCGAGGAAGCCACGCCCGAGCCGATGATCGAACGACGCGAGCCCGCAGCGCGTGCGGAACCGCAGAACGTGCCCGCAGCGCCCCCACAAAAGCAGAACGCGCCGCTCGATGTCGGCAACTTGTTCTGGAAGATGTTGTGGTCCCGCTTGCGCGGCATGTTCAGTTTAGGGAGCCGCTGA
- a CDS encoding xanthine dehydrogenase family protein subunit M: protein MKAATCDYAKPLACDDAIALVTPTDGMAKFVSGSQSLGPMMNLRLAQPEMLVDVRGIDALRVCRIESETVTLGACVTHAEIEDGKIDTDTRGLMPYVARGIAYRAVRNRGTLGGSLAHADPAADWINTMRALDAEYVVQGREGVRTIASDAWMSGAFTTALEPDDILTGVRFQRLSAQARWSYYKFNRKPGEFAEAIAVFIDDAARNVCRAVIGAIDGPPHLIDDARSLVADHDPDTHAFDAHLDAAGVEAGTYEYQVHRVALVRAAAMLRNPAGNAS from the coding sequence TTGAAAGCCGCGACCTGTGACTATGCAAAGCCGCTCGCATGCGATGATGCCATCGCGCTCGTCACGCCGACCGACGGCATGGCGAAATTCGTCTCGGGCAGTCAGTCGCTCGGACCGATGATGAACCTGCGCCTCGCGCAACCCGAGATGCTCGTCGATGTGCGCGGTATCGACGCATTGCGCGTGTGCCGCATCGAAAGCGAGACCGTGACGCTCGGCGCGTGCGTCACGCATGCGGAGATCGAGGACGGCAAGATCGACACCGACACGCGCGGGCTCATGCCGTACGTAGCGCGCGGCATCGCGTATCGCGCGGTGCGCAATCGCGGCACGCTCGGCGGCAGTCTCGCGCATGCCGATCCCGCGGCGGACTGGATCAACACGATGCGTGCGCTCGACGCCGAATACGTCGTGCAGGGCCGCGAAGGCGTGCGCACGATCGCAAGCGATGCATGGATGTCCGGCGCCTTCACCACCGCGCTCGAACCCGACGACATCCTCACGGGCGTGCGTTTTCAGCGTCTTTCGGCGCAGGCGCGCTGGAGCTACTACAAGTTCAATCGCAAGCCGGGCGAGTTCGCGGAAGCCATTGCCGTATTCATCGACGATGCCGCGCGCAACGTGTGCCGCGCGGTGATCGGCGCGATCGACGGCCCGCCGCATCTGATCGACGATGCGCGTTCGCTCGTCGCGGACCACGATCCCGATACGCACGCATTCGATGCGCATCTCGATGCAGCCGGTGTCGAAGCGGGCACATACGAATATCAGGTGCATCGCGTCGCGCTCGTGCGCGCGGCGGCGATGCTTCGCAATCCAGCCGGAAACGCATCATGA